Proteins encoded by one window of Microplitis demolitor isolate Queensland-Clemson2020A chromosome 6, iyMicDemo2.1a, whole genome shotgun sequence:
- the LOC128668061 gene encoding uncharacterized protein LOC128668061, translating into MALRGCFPLAKWKSNHPGFFRLPSFQSTSSETHQFSESSSKILGLAWQCAPDLLMFTGQPILQATITKRTILSETAQLFDPLGLISPIIVRAKVLMQDLWQEKIGWDDMLPPQIIHRWTTFRNELAQLSQLTIPRWLQLRSDNSQGGIHGFSDASLAAMAAAVYVKVSSPSGSSTVTLVCSKTRVAPLHRLTIPRLELSAALLLSKLITRVQTTLQLQHAPVTLWTDSSVSLAWINSDALRWKEFVKNRVQQIQQSAPDATWRFVSGKHNPADCASRGLTPSQLITRLRNQLPRRTSRTEESPSRIRQRIATLATADR; encoded by the coding sequence ATGGCTCTTCGAGGATGCTTTCCTCTAGCAAAGTGGAAAAGCAACCATCCAGGTTTCTTCAGACTTCCTTCATTTCAGTCAACAAGTTCAGAGACTCATCAATTTAGCGAATCATCCTCTAAGATTCTTGGTCTTGCTTGGCAATGCGCTCCAGATCTGCTTATGTTCACGGGTCAGCCCATCCTACAAGCAACCATCACCAAACGCACTATACTCTCTGAAACCGCTCAGCTCTTTGATCCTCTCGGTCTGATTTCACCCATCATCGTCCGCGCGAAAGTCTTAATGCAGGATTTGTGGCAAGAGAAGATCGGATGGGATGACATGCTCCCTCCTCAAATCATACATCGCTGGACGACGTTTCGCAATGAACTTGCACAACTCTCGCAACTCACTATTCCTCGATGGCTTCAACTACGATCTGATAATTCTCAAGGCGGGATACATGGCTTCTCGGATGCTTCACTGGCTGCAATGGCTGCTGCAGTCTATGTAAAAGTGTCTTCGCCATCGGGATCCTCCACAGTGACTCTCGTTTGCAGCAAAACCAGAGTTGCTCCACTCCATCGTTTAACAATTCCACGCTTGGAGCTATCAGCCGCACTACTACTCTCCAAACTTATCACTCGAGTTCAAACCACTCTCCAGCTGCAACACGCTCCCGTCACCTTGTGGACAGACTCTTCAGTATCGCTTGCTTGGATCAACAGTGATGCACTGCGTTGGAAGGAGTTTGTAAAGAATCGAGTGCAACAAATTCAACAATCTGCGCCTGACGCAACCTGGAGGTTTGTATCTGGGAAGCACAACCCTGCAGATTGTGCTTCTCGAGGTCTCACTCCATCTCAACTCATCACGCGACTGCGGAACCAACTTCCAAGGCGCACAAGTCGAACTGAAGAGTCTCCTAGCAGGATTCGCCAAAGAATCGCAACACTTGCAACAGCTGATCGCTAA
- the LOC128668062 gene encoding uncharacterized protein LOC128668062 has translation MSAKYLLSFESHLSSLNMMVTEVGDGQYTLISLTDCEIKLEVLESMWNKLSDAHDKLTGCRDIDMSHNYFKEGRYSKALSRYVLVKSALKRCVVELEPRPAPLSPHNLSLHAQATTARPLLLTIQPPTFNGELLEWQSFKNKFASVVNKEGVSEVDKMHYLLQSLKGTAYSLVANVEISETAFATAWQTLNTRYENKRVLITAQLNKLFNIPQMASRASKEVNNVINTVSEVMNALAALGSPVEHWDHFVVHFITQKLDPTTREDWELTLGAASEFPTYERIKTFLLSRARALEAMEGRLPVKPRDPKANKRASSNDKPPHGFKNSPAHVHVANSQQSVTTTSGSSTNANSPPGPSPGPATRHQNPCSCCGEAHFIVSCPLYRNLTPNERHQRAISKSLCLNCLGTHALENCRSKNCCRHCNAAHHSMLHDSTHLYAPPPKSNATTTLSSRFQGSQTNATPRSQRTLSPTSTAASLLSTQQSRSSYYSSSPERPLVLLATAYAFLITPTQRPQAVRLLIDPGSELSLISQHVTRLLNLSSSESRIPIIGVGSVPSGSTKGAVNILLRSAHSDDQVTLHAHVLPHLTVELPPVDVSPQSWPHIADLELADPNYASPGRIDILVGADSYGVIMKPGIRTGSPGQPIAIQTIFGWAVLGPINSTTLASPAHQGLLVTNSQLHDLIARFWELEDVSSSGKESLSAEEAECEANYMATHSRDISGRYIVRLPFKSNAPPLGHSKSIAQRALTRLLKRISTQPELQHLYHESLDEYESLGHMQKGKPSNAEADGYYLPHHGVMRNNKIRVVFNGSCKSTSGNSLNDCLHVGPKTQNDIFDVLLYVRRHQLIFTTDVEKMFRQILVHPEDQKFQRILWINENNQVQDFDLCTVTYGTTSAPYLAGRTLQ, from the exons ATGTCGGCCAAGTACCTGCTATCGTTCGAGTCCCACCTGAGCAGTCTCAACATGATGGTCACTGAAGTAGGAGATGGACAATACACGCTCATTTCACTAACCGACTGCGAGATCAAGCTTGAAGTGCTTGAGTCAATGTGGAACAAACTCTCTGATGCTCACGACAAGCTTACCGGTTGCAGGGACATCGACATGTCCCACAACTACTTCAAAGAAGGACGATACTCAAAAGCACTAAGTCGCTACGTCTTAGTCAAGTCGGCACTGAAGCGTTGCGTGGTCGAGCTTGAGCCACGTCCGGCGCCTCTCTCTCCGCACAATCTCTCCCTACATGCGCAAGCAACAACTGCTCGTCCATTGCTGCTCACGATTCAGCCTCCAACCTTCAACGGCGAACTACTCGAATGGCAATCATTTAAGAACAAGTTCGCGTCGGTTGTCAACAAAGAAGGCGTCAGTGAAGTCGACAAAATGCATTATCTCCTCCAGAGCTTGAAGGGTACCGCTTACTCCCTTGTTGCCAACGTGGAGATCTCTGAGACTGCATTCGCTACTGCTTGGCAGACCTTAAATACAAGGTACGAGAATAAACGCGTACTAATCACCGCTCAGCTGAACAAACTATTCAACATCCCCCAGATGGCGTCGCGCGCAAGCAAAGAAGTCAACAATGTGATCAACACAGTCAGTGAGGTTATGAACGCTCTTGCTGCACTCGGGTCGCCAGTGGAGCATTGGGATCACTTCGTGGTACACTTTATTACCCAAAAGCTCGATCCTACGACACGAGAAGATTGGGAACTTACTCTCGGAGCTGCGTCCGAATTCCCGACCTACGAGCGCATCAAAACGTTCCTCTTGTCCCGTGCACGAGCTCTCGAAGCCATGGAAGGACGTCTCCCAGTAAAGCCACGTGATCCCAAGGCGAACAAAAGGGCCTCCAGCAACGACAAGCCTCCTCACGGGTTCAAAAACTCCCCTGCGCATGTCCATGTAGCGAATTCTCAACAAAGCGTCACTACGACTTCCGGGTCATCCACTAACGCTAACTCTCCGCCTGGACCAAGTCCTGGACCTGCTACAAGACATCAAAATCCTTGCTCATGTTGCGGTGAAGCGCATTTCATTGTCTCATGTCCATTGTACCGCAATCTAACGCCTAACGAGCGTCATCAGCGAGCAATCTCCAAGTCATTATGCCTCAATTGTCTTGGGACGCATGCTCTGGAGAATTGCCGTAGCAAAAATTGCTGTCGTCACTGTAATGCAGCACATCATTCCATGCTACACGATTCCACGCATCTCTACGCTCCACCACCCAAATCTAACGCTACGACGACTCTCTCGAGCCGTTTTCAAGGCTCTCAAAC TAACGCAACTCCACGCTCACAACGCACGCTCTCGCCAACGTCTACTGCTGCATCACTACTATCAACGCAACAATCACGCTCATCTTATTACTCATCCTCACCAGAAAGACCTCTAGTGCTGCTAGCTACAGCCTACGCCTTTCTTATTACGCCTACACAACGCCCGCAAGCAGTACGGCTTCTGATTGATCCAGGATCCGAGTTGTCACTCATCTCTCAGCACGTTACTCGCCTGTTGAACCTATCAAGCTCTGAATCACGGATTCCAATCATTGGAGTCGGAAGTGTACCCTCTGGATCTACCAAGGGTGCTGTTAATATTCTACTACGCTCAGCGCACTCTGACGATCAAGTCACGCTGCACGCACACGTACTACCACACCTTACCGTTGAATTGCCTCCAGTTGATGTCTCACCTCAATCGTGGCCTCATATTGCTGATTTAGAGCTAGCGGATCCTAATTACGCATCACCTGGCCGCATTGACATCCTCGTCGGAGCTGATTCTTATGGCGTGATCATGAAGCCGGGAATCAGGACTGGAAGTCCCGGGCAGCCCATTGCAATCCAAACTATATTTGGGTGGGCAGTTCTGGGACCTATCAATTCGACAACGCTCGCATCGCCTGCGCATCAAGGCCTTCTCGTCACCAACTCTCAGCTTCATGACCTCATCGCGAGATTCTGGGAGCTGGAAGACGTCTCATCGTCAGGCAAGGAGTCTCTCAGTGCCGAAGAAGCAGAGTGTGAAGCTAACTATATGGCTACCCACTCGCGAGACATCTCTGGGCGCTATATTGTACGCCTGCCTTTCAAATCGAACGCGCCACCACTAGGGCACTCGAAGAGTATCGCACAACGCGCATTAACTCGCTTACTAAAACGCATCTCAACTCAACCTGAGCTCCAGCATCTCTACCATGAGTCCCTCGACGAATACGAGTCCCTGGGTCATATGCAGAAGGGCAAACCCTCAAACGCAGAAGCTGACGGTTATTACTTGCCACATCACGGTGTCATGCGCAATAACAAGATCCGCGTGGTATTTAATGGCTCTTGCAAATCAACTTCAGGCAACTCTCTCAATGACTGTCTTCACGTAGGTCCCAAGACTCAGAACGACATCTTCGACGTCCTCCTTTACGTACGGCGCCACCAGCTTATCTTCACAACTGACGTAGAGAAGATGTTTCGCCAAATTCTGGTTCACCCAGAAGATCAAAAATTCCAACGCATACTGTGGATCAACGAGAACAATCAAGTCCAGGACTTTGATCTCTGCACGGTTACCTATGGTACCACGTCAGCTCCTTACTTGGCTGGCCGTACTCTGCAATAG